From a region of the Listeria monocytogenes ATCC 19117 genome:
- a CDS encoding sigma-70 family RNA polymerase sigma factor: MKSEVEVNYLFVSYVQQSIKNSASACLKKKQKYSHTYFPTDSLEDIMRSSISESYLSLDFISESEIMNLENFAENEALSRAIEQLNFKEKKLLYEKYIQCKTDSEIARIFDISRQGVSIFRKRLLKKLEVFLKR, encoded by the coding sequence ATGAAATCAGAAGTTGAAGTTAACTATTTATTTGTTAGTTATGTACAGCAATCTATTAAAAATTCTGCCAGTGCTTGCCTAAAAAAGAAACAAAAATATTCTCATACCTACTTTCCAACTGATTCATTAGAAGATATTATGAGAAGCAGTATATCCGAATCTTATTTATCTCTTGATTTTATCTCAGAATCTGAAATTATGAATCTAGAAAATTTCGCTGAGAACGAAGCGCTATCTAGGGCTATTGAACAACTAAACTTCAAAGAAAAAAAACTACTTTATGAAAAATATATTCAATGTAAAACAGATAGTGAAATTGCCCGAATTTTTGATATCAGCCGTCAAGGAGTCTCTATATTCAGAAAAAGATTATTAAAAAAACTTGAGGTATTTTTAAAAAGATAA
- a CDS encoding helix-turn-helix domain-containing protein gives MKNFLPLIEQAKKGDEQAMELLLKDFKPLLIKEASRQGYLDEDCFQNLTETFIKIVRNFDPEKYLG, from the coding sequence ATGAAAAATTTCTTACCACTAATTGAACAAGCCAAAAAAGGGGATGAACAAGCTATGGAATTGTTACTTAAAGATTTCAAGCCCTTGCTAATTAAAGAAGCATCCAGACAAGGCTATTTGGATGAAGATTGCTTTCAAAACTTAACTGAAACTTTTATAAAAATAGTCCGCAATTTTGATCCAGAAAAATACCTTGGTTAA